A window of Brettanomyces nanus chromosome 2, complete sequence contains these coding sequences:
- a CDS encoding uncharacterized protein (EggNog:ENOG41), whose product MIMEGVCYKVNQGRDQPYQCDSPFIQKTNAQVQKWLSLTAIINILVSGKVGQMSDTHGRKPVILFIIACDLVGFIVILVVLTPRYFSARLLFLGGSIQSMGGSIFVLMGVSDSYIVDVVVKQHRMQAMGKLVAFMTFGMGLGPLSASIANLSPRYTLLVSVLLRVFALALVVLFLPESRSAKLRAKARRRLSRERRMSDEQIQHTFSVSGIVNLLGLNQLIDSLKSIKLLWISRHPDRLDYIDRTYLVVALLCEIGMQTMGVIANTTAGFLMIAPFMAFASLGTPTLHSALIKYSPSSAKNGEFFGALALFTNIIILQSIQS is encoded by the exons ATGATTATGGAAGGTGTCTGTTACAAGGTGAATCAAGGTAGAGATCAACCCTATCAGTGCGATTCACCATTCATTCAAAAGACCAACGCTCAGGTCCAAAAGTGGCTAAGTTTAACTGCCATAATCAACATCCTAGTCAGTGGAAAAGTAGGCCAGATGAGCGATACTCACGGCAGAAAACCTGtcattcttttcatcattgcATGTGACTTGGTTGGATTCATCGTTATACTTGTAGTTCTTACTCCACGATACTTCTCTGCACGTCTACTTTTCCTAGGAGGTTCAATTCAGAGTATGGGGGGTTCCATTTTCGTTTTGATGGGTGTTAGTGATAGTTATATagttgatgttgttgttAAACAGCATAGAATGCAGGCTATGGGTAAATTAGTGGCATTCATGACCTTTGGTATGGGTCTAGGCCCTCTAAGTGCGTCTATTGCCAATCTCAGTCCTCGCTATACTTTGCTGGTTTCCGTACTACTTCGTGTGTTTGCCTTGGCACTTGTTgttctgtttcttcctGAATCTCGTTCGGCAAAGCTTCGTGCCAAGGCCAGACGGCGGCTGTccagagaaagaagaatgtcTGACGAGCAAATCCAGCATACATTTTCTGTATCTGGAATCGTTAATCTACTCGGATTGAACCAGCTTATTGACTCTTTAAAGTCCATCAAGTTGCTCTGGATTTCTCG TCATCCTGATAGGTTGGATTATATAGATCGAACTTATCTAGTCGTGGCACTATTATGTGAAATAGGAATGCAGACGATGGGTGTAATTGCCAATACAACTGCAGGATTCTTGATGATTGCTCCATTCATGGCCTTTGCTTCACTAGGCACTCCTACACTTCACTCTGCATTGATCAAATACAGTCCTAGTTCTGCTAAGAACGGAGAATTCTTTGGCGCGTTGGCTCTATTCACCAATATCATCA TCTTGCAGTCAATCCAAAGTTGA